The following proteins come from a genomic window of Winogradskyella sp. PC-19:
- the brnQ gene encoding branched-chain amino acid transport system II carrier protein, whose protein sequence is MNRTKEIWMSGFALFSMFFGAGNLILPPLLGFKALDQWFIVAAGFAITAVIIPITAIYAHARLQGTLYDFGKKVSPDFSVVYCVLIYIIAIALPAPRTASVTHEMAIQPFFETPTLLTSTIYFALVLVFVLNRSKVLSILGKFLTPLIVIILLLIIGIGMTSDVPSIASGISEAPLVNGILEGYQTFDAIGGVVVGAVLIISLNLRGHNTFQDKKELIIKSGLIAGGGLFIIYAGLIFVGALYGSSFSADIDRTALLSGLSLQTLGSIGTTFLSVLVALACFTTAVGIITGTADYFKGLFKESQLAYIITAVLGSVIGVIVGSYNVGFIIDIALPALMFIYPITIVLIILNVCPERWTSGLVFKAVVITTFVFSIPDFLKFFMNAEKLQPIIEAVPMAEHSLGWVLPALVVFVLVNVLQKSRPHSDS, encoded by the coding sequence ATGAACAGAACTAAAGAAATTTGGATGAGTGGCTTTGCGCTATTCTCAATGTTTTTTGGAGCAGGCAACCTTATTCTGCCACCACTTTTAGGATTCAAAGCTCTAGATCAATGGTTTATTGTAGCTGCTGGTTTTGCGATTACCGCAGTAATTATTCCAATTACGGCGATTTATGCACATGCACGATTGCAAGGCACACTTTATGACTTTGGCAAAAAAGTATCACCAGATTTTAGTGTCGTCTATTGTGTCTTGATTTATATCATCGCCATTGCATTACCTGCACCTCGAACCGCATCGGTAACTCATGAGATGGCTATCCAACCTTTTTTTGAAACCCCCACATTATTAACCAGCACGATTTACTTTGCTTTGGTATTGGTCTTTGTACTTAATCGCTCAAAAGTATTGAGTATTCTGGGTAAGTTCTTAACACCATTAATTGTCATTATACTGTTGCTTATTATTGGTATTGGCATGACATCAGATGTACCAAGTATAGCTTCAGGAATTTCAGAAGCACCTTTAGTTAATGGTATTTTAGAAGGCTATCAAACCTTTGATGCTATTGGCGGTGTTGTGGTTGGTGCTGTTTTAATTATATCATTAAACCTTCGTGGTCATAACACGTTTCAAGATAAAAAAGAACTCATTATCAAATCTGGCCTTATTGCTGGTGGTGGATTATTTATCATTTATGCAGGACTTATTTTTGTTGGTGCTTTATATGGCAGCAGCTTTAGCGCAGATATTGACCGTACAGCATTACTATCTGGTTTAAGCTTACAAACTTTAGGTAGTATTGGTACTACTTTTTTAAGTGTTTTGGTGGCCTTAGCTTGTTTTACAACAGCAGTCGGAATTATTACAGGTACAGCAGATTATTTTAAAGGCTTATTTAAAGAATCGCAATTGGCATACATTATAACTGCCGTTTTAGGAAGCGTTATTGGTGTTATTGTTGGTAGCTATAATGTTGGCTTTATTATAGACATTGCCTTACCAGCTTTGATGTTTATTTATCCGATTACTATTGTATTAATTATCCTAAATGTATGTCCAGAACGATGGACTTCTGGTTTGGTTTTTAAAGCAGTAGTCATCACAACATTTGTATTTAGTATACCAGATTTTTTAAAGTTTTTTATGAATGCCGAAAAACTACAACCTATCATCGAAGCTGTACCAATGGCAGAGCATAGTTTGGGATGGGTTTTACCAGCTTTAGTGGTATTTGTATTGGTAAATGTATTACAGAAGTCTAGACCGCATTCAGATTCTTAA
- a CDS encoding aspartate kinase, producing MLVYKFGGTSVGSVVNINHVKDIIDNNDRKIVVLSAMSGTTNALVDISEFIKSNHTEAAIARINTLNENYNTAVYDLLHDKTLRQEVSDYVNRIFKNLVEATQKEYSTQLYNSILANGELLSTYMFSRFLQQEGFNVALLPALDFMRIDRNNEPDNFYIKQNITRLINSQPVADIYITQGFISLDADGYITNLQRGGSDYTATIIGAAIEADEVQIWTDIDGFHNNDPRFVNDTKALSHLSYDEAAELAYFGAKILHPQTVMPVRSLDIPLRLKNTMAPDAHGTLITNQIHGDGIKAIAAKDGITAIKIKSVRMLLAHGFLKKVFEIFETYETAIDMITTSEIAVSLTIDDTTNLDAIVTKLQKFAQVEVEDYMSIACLVGNNIIYHPDTPELFQVLQDVNVRMIAYGGSNNNISLLVNTSDKLETLQKLQRYVFNGYSVLA from the coding sequence ATGTTAGTATATAAATTTGGTGGTACATCTGTAGGTTCGGTGGTTAATATCAATCACGTTAAAGACATCATCGATAACAATGATAGAAAGATAGTGGTCTTGTCAGCAATGTCTGGTACCACAAATGCTTTGGTCGACATCTCAGAGTTTATAAAATCAAATCACACTGAAGCCGCTATCGCGCGCATCAATACGCTTAACGAAAATTACAATACTGCGGTTTACGATTTGTTGCATGACAAAACGCTAAGACAAGAGGTAAGTGATTACGTAAATCGTATTTTTAAAAATTTAGTCGAAGCGACTCAAAAAGAGTACTCAACCCAATTATACAATTCTATTTTAGCAAATGGTGAGCTACTATCCACTTATATGTTTAGCCGGTTTTTGCAACAAGAAGGTTTTAATGTGGCCTTATTACCAGCATTAGATTTTATGCGTATTGACCGCAATAACGAACCTGATAATTTTTACATCAAACAAAACATAACACGACTTATCAATAGCCAACCAGTGGCAGACATCTATATTACGCAAGGTTTTATTTCTCTTGATGCCGATGGTTACATTACCAACTTGCAACGTGGTGGTAGCGATTATACGGCAACTATCATTGGCGCTGCAATCGAAGCCGATGAGGTACAGATTTGGACCGATATCGATGGCTTTCATAACAATGACCCACGATTTGTAAACGATACCAAAGCCTTATCGCATTTGTCTTATGACGAAGCTGCGGAGCTGGCGTATTTTGGTGCTAAGATTTTACATCCGCAAACGGTAATGCCTGTACGCAGTTTAGATATCCCATTACGATTAAAGAATACGATGGCACCAGATGCACATGGCACATTAATTACCAACCAAATTCATGGCGATGGTATTAAAGCCATTGCTGCCAAAGATGGTATTACAGCGATAAAAATAAAGTCGGTGCGCATGTTATTAGCACACGGTTTTTTAAAGAAAGTTTTTGAGATTTTCGAAACCTACGAAACCGCTATTGACATGATTACAACCTCAGAAATTGCAGTATCCTTAACGATTGATGATACCACAAATTTAGATGCGATTGTCACCAAGCTGCAAAAATTTGCCCAAGTAGAAGTCGAAGATTATATGAGTATTGCTTGTTTGGTTGGTAACAATATTATTTACCATCCAGATACGCCAGAACTCTTCCAAGTATTGCAAGATGTTAATGTACGTATGATTGCTTATGGCGGAAGCAATAATAACATATCCTTGCTCGTTAATACCAGCGATAAGCTAGAAACCTTACAAAAGCTACAGCGTTACGTGTTTAATGGTTATTCCGTATTAGCTTAG
- a CDS encoding tetratricopeptide repeat protein, translating into MKQLILIIIAASFFSCQERWKSIPTDTVKIDTLQGQSLLKTPLLSSQLQAKDSAKVSKYLKALDTYNSNPINADFIVWLGRRTAYLGDYKKAIAIFEEGISKFPDDARFYRHIGHRYITVRAFDKAISHLETAAKIIQDTEDVIEPDGIPNRLNQPVSSLHTNIYYHLGLAYYLKANWSKAQSNFQKCLDASTNDDMRVASLHWLYMILQRLDQPQDAKTLIMSVDADAMTIIENEAYHMLLLYYKGELNDNDLDANNSGGAKEAVHYGIAHWHQYNDQLETAVAMYQYLVANGNWSGFGYIAAEAELLRMQTL; encoded by the coding sequence ATGAAACAGCTCATTCTTATTATAATAGCGGCAAGCTTTTTTAGTTGCCAAGAACGGTGGAAATCCATACCAACCGATACCGTAAAAATTGACACTTTGCAAGGGCAATCCTTGTTAAAAACACCTTTGCTAAGCTCGCAGTTGCAAGCTAAAGATTCTGCCAAAGTCAGCAAATACCTTAAAGCATTAGATACCTACAATAGCAATCCTATAAACGCCGATTTTATAGTTTGGCTTGGGCGACGCACCGCATATTTGGGCGATTACAAAAAGGCTATTGCCATTTTTGAAGAAGGTATCTCAAAATTCCCTGACGATGCTCGTTTTTATAGACATATTGGTCATCGCTACATTACAGTTAGAGCGTTTGATAAAGCCATTTCACATCTCGAAACCGCAGCAAAAATTATACAAGACACAGAAGATGTTATAGAACCAGATGGGATACCTAACCGTCTTAACCAACCCGTATCTAGTTTACATACCAACATTTATTACCACTTGGGTTTGGCGTATTATCTCAAAGCCAATTGGTCAAAAGCACAATCCAATTTTCAAAAATGTTTGGATGCGTCTACCAATGACGATATGCGTGTGGCGTCTCTGCATTGGCTGTATATGATTTTACAGCGTCTAGACCAACCCCAAGATGCAAAAACACTTATTATGTCCGTTGATGCCGATGCCATGACCATTATAGAAAATGAAGCCTACCACATGCTGTTGTTATACTATAAAGGCGAGCTTAATGATAACGATTTGGACGCCAACAATTCTGGTGGTGCAAAAGAAGCTGTCCATTACGGTATTGCACATTGGCACCAGTACAATGACCAGTTAGAAACAGCTGTAGCCATGTACCAATACTTAGTTGCTAATGGCAATTGGTCTGGCTTTGGTTACATTGCCGCAGAGGCAGAACTCTTACGCATGCAAACGCTTTAA
- a CDS encoding DUF2188 domain-containing protein: protein MANKNKSWTEALLEIFRVILEAFGTSTGSATKTRTWHQHVVPYEDGWAVRREGNKRISSKHRKQSTAIRKAKTIAKRKKAAVIIHRESGGIRERIDYSD, encoded by the coding sequence ATGGCTAACAAAAACAAATCTTGGACCGAAGCCTTACTCGAAATTTTTAGAGTCATTCTTGAGGCTTTTGGCACTTCGACAGGCTCAGCAACCAAAACAAGGACATGGCACCAACATGTTGTGCCTTACGAAGATGGTTGGGCTGTCCGTCGCGAAGGTAATAAACGTATTAGCTCTAAACATCGTAAGCAATCTACTGCAATCCGAAAAGCCAAAACCATTGCCAAACGCAAAAAAGCAGCGGTGATTATCCATCGCGAAAGTGGTGGCATTCGCGAACGGATTGATTATAGTGACTAA
- a CDS encoding aminopeptidase P family protein, which translates to MKYDLIDRNLFIKNRKNFASAMQPNSLAVFNSNDIYPVSADSTLPFAQHRDIFYLSGVDQEESILVIFPDCPNPKNREILFLKETNAHIAVWEGEKLTKAKAFETSGIKTVYWLQDMEKVMFELMTQCETVYINTNEHYRASVVTETREDRFTKWLKDKYPAHAVAKSNPILQRLRSVKDQIELDLMQHACNITEKGVRRVLDFVKPGVWEYNIEAEFMHEFLNNRSKGFAYTPIIASGNNANVLHYIENNQQCNAGDLILMDVGAEYANYSSDLTRTIPVSGKFTDRQKAVYNAVNRVKNDATKLLVPGTLWAEYHVEVGKLMTSELLGLGLLDKADVQNENPDWPAYKKYFMHGTSHHIGLDTHDYGLLHEPMQANQVFTVEPGIYIPDEGFGIRLEDDVVVQETGAPFNLMQNIPIEAEEIEEIMNS; encoded by the coding sequence ATGAAATACGATTTAATTGACCGCAACCTCTTTATAAAAAACCGTAAAAACTTTGCTTCAGCAATGCAGCCAAACAGTTTAGCAGTATTTAACTCAAACGATATTTATCCGGTAAGTGCAGATAGCACATTACCATTTGCACAGCATCGCGATATCTTTTATTTAAGTGGTGTTGACCAGGAAGAAAGTATTCTGGTTATTTTCCCAGATTGTCCAAATCCAAAAAATCGTGAAATTCTATTTTTAAAAGAAACCAACGCACATATTGCAGTTTGGGAAGGTGAAAAACTAACCAAAGCAAAAGCTTTTGAAACTTCTGGTATCAAGACGGTATATTGGCTTCAGGATATGGAAAAAGTCATGTTTGAGCTTATGACACAATGCGAGACTGTATATATCAACACCAACGAACATTACCGTGCTAGTGTGGTTACAGAAACGCGCGAAGACCGTTTTACAAAATGGCTCAAAGACAAATATCCTGCACATGCAGTTGCCAAAAGCAATCCTATTTTGCAACGTTTACGTTCTGTAAAAGACCAGATAGAATTAGACCTCATGCAACACGCCTGTAATATTACAGAAAAAGGCGTGCGTCGCGTTTTGGACTTTGTAAAGCCTGGTGTTTGGGAATACAATATCGAAGCCGAGTTTATGCACGAGTTTTTAAATAACCGTTCTAAAGGTTTTGCATACACACCGATTATTGCTTCAGGTAACAATGCCAACGTACTGCATTATATCGAAAACAATCAGCAATGCAACGCTGGTGATTTAATCCTTATGGATGTTGGCGCAGAGTATGCCAATTATTCTAGTGATTTAACGCGTACAATTCCTGTTTCAGGAAAATTTACTGACCGCCAAAAAGCCGTCTATAATGCTGTAAATCGTGTTAAAAATGACGCTACAAAATTATTAGTTCCAGGCACACTTTGGGCGGAATACCATGTCGAAGTTGGTAAACTGATGACGTCAGAGTTATTAGGTTTAGGATTACTAGACAAAGCCGATGTGCAAAACGAAAACCCAGATTGGCCAGCCTACAAAAAATACTTTATGCATGGCACAAGCCACCATATTGGTTTAGATACCCACGATTATGGATTGTTACACGAACCAATGCAAGCCAACCAAGTCTTTACGGTAGAACCTGGTATTTATATCCCAGACGAAGGTTTTGGCATCCGACTAGAAGACGATGTAGTTGTACAAGAAACAGGAGCACCTTTTAATTTGATGCAAAATATCCCAATCGAAGCAGAAGAGATTGAAGAGATTATGAACAGCTAA